One Bacillus amyloliquefaciens DSM 7 = ATCC 23350 DNA window includes the following coding sequences:
- a CDS encoding BppU family phage baseplate upper protein → MIYNNAPLAFEVTSRTKTNIKTAIQFSTQDIDTARLIFSLTKDGVPLPLSAVTGKLVMFMADGSRFIKNVEIVDPVGGVAQYVLTSDELKHYGTVNAELNLYYANNQAISVHKFSFNIDRALVDTDIAPMAEYYIDDFEALIAKVNELYDEAIETIEELRKKFEDLENIETKAGAQEKADKALSDSKAYTDEHADRTDNPHSVTKDQIGLSNVDNVKQAPLDQFRAHDSDSIRHTSQVEKDKWNGSQLFKLTQDTGAAQYMTGIDFNTVTDTGFYYMSGATTALNAPVNNNGYLIVNNYSTYAYQEYTSYSSNDSTSSGRRKFMRNKVASSESWTSWRELESVEGAQSKVDAHANRTDIHVVQADKDKWNSPWVATWNNVTLINGAQQNTGYPFKFSVANNEIKLRGTFGSLPAAGTTVAKFTYKPTQLVDFVVPTIGSYGTARFAFTTDGELRFDGLSATDSASVTRVSFNIGIPLW, encoded by the coding sequence GTGATATACAATAACGCACCACTTGCGTTTGAGGTGACGAGCCGGACAAAAACGAATATAAAAACCGCAATACAGTTCAGCACGCAAGACATCGATACGGCGCGTTTGATCTTCTCGTTAACAAAGGATGGCGTCCCATTACCGTTGTCTGCCGTTACCGGGAAGCTCGTTATGTTCATGGCGGACGGAAGCCGGTTTATCAAAAACGTAGAAATTGTAGATCCGGTAGGTGGCGTAGCGCAATACGTATTAACTTCGGATGAACTTAAGCATTACGGAACGGTCAACGCAGAGCTTAATTTGTACTATGCGAATAATCAGGCGATTTCCGTCCATAAGTTTTCATTCAACATAGATCGAGCGCTAGTCGATACTGATATCGCTCCTATGGCGGAGTATTATATTGATGATTTCGAGGCTTTGATCGCAAAGGTCAACGAACTATATGACGAAGCCATTGAAACCATCGAAGAGCTGCGTAAGAAATTCGAAGACCTCGAAAATATTGAGACGAAAGCAGGAGCGCAAGAAAAAGCCGATAAGGCTCTTTCGGACAGTAAAGCGTATACGGACGAACACGCAGATCGGACGGATAACCCGCACTCAGTGACGAAAGACCAGATCGGACTTAGTAACGTCGACAACGTTAAGCAGGCGCCTCTCGACCAATTCCGGGCCCATGATTCCGATAGCATCCGTCATACTTCGCAAGTTGAGAAGGACAAGTGGAACGGATCGCAGTTGTTTAAATTGACGCAGGATACTGGCGCGGCACAGTACATGACGGGCATCGATTTTAATACGGTAACAGATACCGGCTTCTATTATATGAGCGGCGCAACGACGGCATTAAACGCCCCAGTAAATAACAACGGATATCTTATCGTCAATAACTACAGCACGTACGCATATCAGGAATACACGTCCTATAGCAGTAACGATTCGACGTCTTCGGGCCGGCGGAAATTTATGCGTAATAAGGTCGCGAGCTCGGAGTCATGGACGTCATGGCGCGAGCTTGAATCGGTAGAGGGGGCGCAGTCAAAGGTAGATGCTCACGCCAACAGAACGGACATTCACGTCGTACAGGCGGATAAAGATAAGTGGAATAGTCCGTGGGTTGCGACGTGGAATAACGTTACCTTGATTAATGGAGCGCAGCAAAACACCGGATATCCGTTCAAGTTTTCCGTTGCGAATAACGAAATTAAACTGCGAGGCACATTCGGCTCGCTCCCGGCCGCCGGTACGACGGTAGCGAAATTCACATATAAGCCGACGCAGCTCGTAGATTTCGTTGTACCTACGATCGGGTCTTACGGGACGGCCCGGTTCGCATTTACGACGGACGGCGAATTACGGTTCGATGGGCTTTCCGCAACCGACTCGGCTAGCGTTACGCGTGTGTCCTTTAATATCGGTATCCCATTATGGTAA
- a CDS encoding XkdX family protein: protein MTWYLRIKNLYDAGLWTKKQVHDTVGAGRITPEEYEKITGDVYDPNKPPIEEPPEETGGQEA from the coding sequence ATGACTTGGTATCTCCGTATCAAAAATCTTTATGACGCCGGCCTCTGGACGAAAAAGCAAGTTCACGATACTGTCGGAGCTGGCCGGATAACACCGGAAGAATACGAGAAAATCACCGGAGATGTTTACGATCCAAACAAGCCTCCTATCGAAGAGCCTCCGGAAGAAACAGGCGGACAGGAGGCGTAG
- a CDS encoding BhlA/UviB family holin-like peptide, with protein MNGGELDVLKYFLTQGPFAVLFTWLLIYVMKSNRERESRLQDLLDKFSDKYDVIIDKIDRLEEKFRGRE; from the coding sequence TTGAACGGCGGCGAATTAGACGTACTCAAATATTTTTTAACGCAGGGACCGTTCGCGGTCCTTTTTACGTGGCTGCTGATTTACGTAATGAAGTCGAACAGGGAGCGTGAATCGCGGCTACAAGATCTACTCGATAAATTTAGCGATAAGTACGACGTCATCATCGACAAGATCGATAGGCTCGAAGAAAAATTCCGCGGAAGAGAATAA
- a CDS encoding N-acetylmuramoyl-L-alanine amidase, with protein sequence MAILVRKNLVSASKYSIKCPNSMDAQYITFHNTANDASADAEIRYMIGNNNEVSYHFAVDDTEVVQGIPTDRNAWHTGDGSGANSGNRTSIGVEVCYSKSGGAKYEAAEKLAIKFIAQLLKERGWGIDRLRKHQDWSGKYCPHRVLAEGRWEAVKAAIAAELKALGGKSSVNKPTKTSGSTYTVKSGDTLSEIAVKTGVSMAKLQAYNGIKNANKITVGQVLKLTGAAGSSKPSSSGKKYVYLPASADSWRIYPTNKAPVKGNECGLLRPKKFGGLKYEVLGNPQTDVYTIKTDQFGKVNIYAAKSTGATVK encoded by the coding sequence ATGGCGATTTTAGTGCGTAAGAATCTAGTGTCTGCGAGTAAGTATTCGATTAAGTGTCCGAATTCAATGGATGCGCAATACATCACATTTCATAATACGGCCAACGATGCTTCAGCGGATGCAGAAATCCGATATATGATCGGAAACAACAACGAAGTGTCTTACCATTTCGCAGTAGACGATACGGAGGTCGTTCAGGGCATCCCGACAGACCGTAACGCATGGCATACAGGAGATGGTAGCGGCGCAAATTCCGGAAACCGGACGTCTATTGGCGTGGAGGTTTGTTACTCGAAATCAGGCGGCGCCAAGTACGAAGCAGCCGAAAAACTGGCGATCAAATTTATTGCGCAATTGCTGAAGGAACGCGGATGGGGAATCGATCGTCTGCGCAAACACCAAGACTGGTCCGGCAAATACTGCCCGCACCGTGTGTTAGCGGAAGGCCGTTGGGAAGCCGTAAAAGCGGCAATCGCAGCGGAACTTAAAGCACTTGGCGGTAAGTCTTCCGTAAACAAGCCAACCAAAACATCCGGGTCGACATACACCGTAAAGAGCGGCGATACTTTGTCCGAAATTGCGGTGAAAACAGGCGTCAGTATGGCGAAGTTACAAGCATATAATGGGATTAAGAATGCGAATAAGATTACGGTCGGCCAAGTGTTAAAGCTGACGGGGGCGGCCGGCTCTTCTAAACCGTCATCCAGCGGTAAGAAATACGTTTACCTTCCGGCTTCTGCCGACTCATGGCGCATCTATCCGACCAACAAGGCGCCAGTCAAAGGGAACGAATGCGGATTATTGCGTCCTAAGAAATTCGGCGGCCTGAAGTACGAGGTTCTCGGTAATCCACAGACCGACGTGTACACGATCAAGACGGACCAGTTCGGAAAGGTGAATATTTATGCCGCGAAGTCCACAGGCGCAACAGTAAAATAA
- a CDS encoding holin, with translation MEEVLIFATILAPILTALVQLVKKTVKLPTNIVPALSFVIGIGLGAIAYPFTDLDLVLRLWAGGFAGLAATGLFEIGTKREGTTK, from the coding sequence ATGGAAGAAGTATTAATTTTCGCGACTATCCTCGCGCCTATCTTAACGGCGCTCGTTCAGCTCGTTAAGAAAACGGTTAAGCTGCCGACGAATATTGTGCCGGCTCTCAGTTTCGTCATCGGCATCGGATTGGGCGCGATTGCCTATCCGTTTACTGACCTCGACTTGGTGCTGCGTTTGTGGGCCGGCGGCTTTGCGGGTCTAGCAGCGACGGGTCTTTTCGAAATCGGAACAAAGCGAGAGGGAACTACGAAATAA
- a CDS encoding YolD-like family protein — translation MTSDKKLWASSFILPELREGFQRLAEAKLKVEKPQLDAQQIEDMEVTVAQSMEVGADLSFELYDNGYIREVIGAVHYVDHIRKEFRVKDAQGDTNFVRFADIINVKNAPSG, via the coding sequence ATGACTAGCGATAAGAAACTGTGGGCTTCGAGTTTTATCTTGCCGGAATTACGCGAAGGGTTTCAGCGATTGGCTGAGGCCAAGCTTAAAGTAGAGAAGCCGCAACTGGACGCGCAGCAGATCGAGGATATGGAAGTGACGGTCGCGCAATCGATGGAAGTAGGCGCAGATTTGTCTTTTGAGCTTTACGACAACGGATACATACGCGAAGTAATTGGTGCAGTTCATTACGTGGATCACATACGGAAGGAATTTCGTGTGAAGGACGCACAAGGCGATACTAATTTCGTGAGGTTTGCGGATATCATAAACGTAAAAAATGCCCCATCCGGTTAA
- a CDS encoding helix-turn-helix domain-containing protein — MRLYIKLEEILDKRGIKKMKFAEEVGVRNNVISELCANQRSTINREHVAKVAKGLGITDMNELFEIRD; from the coding sequence ATGCGCCTTTATATAAAGCTTGAGGAAATTTTGGACAAACGTGGAATAAAGAAAATGAAATTTGCCGAAGAGGTCGGCGTAAGAAATAATGTAATTTCTGAACTTTGCGCAAACCAACGCAGTACAATAAATCGTGAGCATGTCGCCAAAGTCGCTAAAGGATTAGGTATCACGGACATGAACGAGCTATTCGAAATTCGCGACTAA
- a CDS encoding helix-turn-helix domain-containing protein, producing MHYLADHQTFDSTSALNAAVYEHIKRNTYDLNDTDRQALKKIARYAVKFSGAAHLKAETLAELIGKSVKTARRALNKLATLGIVKKIATTRKINGGKGANIIVILPVDDQSTMSNRGQAEKPTETTAEAPKTENEPSDSIKRSKNQNNVLDTAVIPADALKGALPNEIYTAMARYFDAEKIYKYYGILLRAKASVDRTIRLEDHAAPFVEAWHATIMKAKSHEIKRFDDYLYAGFMKAAWTVKARLNRGGSLMERFRKALEGQGSRHKL from the coding sequence ATGCATTACTTAGCGGACCATCAAACGTTTGACTCAACGTCTGCCCTAAACGCGGCAGTCTACGAACACATCAAGCGCAATACATACGATCTTAACGACACCGACCGCCAAGCGCTGAAGAAGATCGCCCGGTACGCGGTTAAGTTCAGCGGGGCGGCGCACCTGAAGGCGGAAACGCTGGCGGAACTCATTGGCAAGTCCGTCAAGACTGCGCGTCGGGCCCTGAATAAATTAGCAACGCTCGGCATCGTTAAGAAAATCGCAACAACGCGGAAGATAAACGGAGGGAAGGGCGCGAACATAATCGTGATCCTGCCGGTGGATGACCAGTCGACAATGTCCAATCGCGGACAAGCCGAAAAGCCAACGGAGACAACGGCCGAGGCACCGAAAACGGAAAACGAACCATCGGATTCTATTAAGCGTTCTAAAAACCAAAATAACGTATTAGATACGGCGGTAATACCGGCTGATGCGTTAAAAGGTGCGTTACCTAACGAAATCTATACCGCAATGGCTCGCTACTTTGACGCCGAAAAGATTTATAAATACTACGGAATTTTACTTCGCGCTAAGGCAAGCGTAGACAGAACGATCAGACTCGAAGATCATGCGGCGCCTTTCGTTGAAGCGTGGCACGCAACGATTATGAAAGCGAAATCGCACGAAATTAAGCGTTTCGATGATTACCTATACGCTGGGTTTATGAAGGCGGCTTGGACGGTTAAGGCGCGCTTAAATCGTGGCGGATCGCTTATGGAACGTTTCAGAAAGGCGTTGGAGGGCCAGGGATCTCGTCACAAATTGTGA
- a CDS encoding peptidase E, with translation MKQIIALGGGGFSMEPDHLVLDQYILEQSVRSEPRVCFLPTASGDSENYIARFYQAFHKLECEPDHLSLFKPPRSDLRSFLMKKDIIYVGGGNTRNMLVLWKEWGLDLILREAWESGIILAGLSAGAICWFEEGVTDSAGDLRELRALGFLPGSFCLHYNGEAERRPAYHRLISEKKLREGYAADDGAALHYKDGQLFQAVSSWKTAKGYRVFDTEEGVRETELKTVSLSEF, from the coding sequence ATGAAGCAGATTATTGCATTGGGCGGCGGGGGGTTTTCCATGGAGCCGGATCATCTTGTGCTGGATCAATATATTTTGGAGCAGTCGGTGAGATCAGAGCCGAGAGTTTGTTTTTTGCCGACGGCAAGCGGAGATTCGGAGAATTATATCGCCAGGTTTTATCAGGCCTTTCATAAGCTGGAGTGTGAGCCGGATCACTTGTCGCTGTTTAAACCGCCTCGTTCTGACCTCAGATCTTTTCTCATGAAGAAGGATATTATATATGTCGGCGGCGGCAATACCCGTAATATGCTTGTCTTATGGAAAGAGTGGGGGCTTGACCTTATTCTTCGTGAGGCTTGGGAAAGCGGCATCATCTTGGCAGGTCTCAGCGCCGGGGCGATTTGCTGGTTTGAAGAAGGTGTGACGGATTCAGCGGGAGATTTGAGAGAGCTGCGGGCTTTAGGGTTTTTGCCGGGCAGCTTTTGTCTTCACTATAACGGAGAGGCGGAGCGCAGACCGGCGTATCACCGTCTGATTTCAGAAAAGAAACTCCGGGAGGGCTATGCCGCTGATGACGGCGCTGCGCTGCATTATAAAGACGGTCAGCTGTTCCAAGCTGTCTCTTCCTGGAAAACGGCAAAGGGGTATCGGGTTTTTGATACCGAAGAAGGCGTTAGGGAAACAGAGCTTAAGACCGTTTCGTTATCTGAATTTTAA
- the thiC gene encoding phosphomethylpyrimidine synthase ThiC, which yields MQNQSVQQANISIMSSFSGSKKVYVKGSSPDIRVPMREISLSATTGAFGEEENPPVRVYDTSGPYTDPDVQIHIHEGLRPLRTEWITGRGDTEEYAGRTVKPEDNGYKKEDHTAEYPGLQRKPRRAKAGKNITQLHYARKGIITPEMEFIAIREHVSPEFVREEVASGRAIIPSNVNHPESEPMIIGRNFHVKINANIGNSAVTSSIEEEVEKMTWAIRWGADTMMDLSTGKDIHTTREWIIRNSPVPVGTVPIYQALEKVNGAAEDLTWEIYRDTLIEQAEQGVDYFTIHAGVLLRYVPLTAKRTTGIVSRGGAIMAQWCLAHHQESFLYTHFEEICEIMKTYDIAFSLGDGLRPGSIADANDEAQFAELETLGELTEIAWKHDVQVMIEGPGHVPMHKIKENMDKQLEICKEAPFYTLGPLTTDIAPGYDHITSAIGAAMIGWYGTAMLCYVTPKEHLGLPNRDDVREGVITYKIAAHAADLAKGHPGAQIRDDALSKARFEFRWRDQFHLSLDPERAMEYHDETLPAEGAKTAHFCSMCGPKFCSMRISQDIRDYAKENGLTEDEAVNEGLKEKAKEFAEKGSRLYQ from the coding sequence ATGCAAAATCAATCAGTACAGCAAGCGAACATTTCTATTATGTCGAGTTTTTCAGGCAGTAAAAAGGTTTATGTTAAGGGTTCTTCGCCTGACATACGAGTGCCGATGCGTGAAATCAGCCTCAGTGCAACAACGGGGGCGTTCGGTGAAGAGGAGAATCCGCCGGTCCGTGTTTATGATACGAGCGGACCGTATACAGACCCGGATGTACAGATTCATATTCATGAAGGCCTGAGGCCGCTCCGCACAGAGTGGATAACCGGGCGCGGCGATACAGAGGAATATGCCGGAAGGACTGTGAAGCCTGAGGATAACGGCTATAAAAAAGAAGATCATACTGCCGAATACCCCGGTTTACAGCGGAAGCCGCGGCGGGCCAAGGCAGGGAAAAACATAACACAATTACATTATGCGAGAAAGGGCATTATTACGCCGGAAATGGAGTTTATCGCAATACGCGAGCATGTTTCTCCCGAATTTGTCAGGGAAGAGGTGGCGAGCGGCCGGGCGATTATTCCTTCTAACGTCAACCATCCGGAAAGCGAGCCGATGATTATCGGCCGGAATTTTCATGTGAAAATCAATGCAAATATCGGCAACTCGGCTGTTACATCTTCTATCGAAGAAGAAGTCGAAAAAATGACGTGGGCGATTCGCTGGGGCGCCGATACGATGATGGACTTATCGACGGGAAAAGACATTCATACGACACGTGAATGGATCATCCGCAATTCCCCCGTGCCTGTGGGGACGGTGCCGATTTATCAGGCGCTTGAAAAAGTAAATGGCGCTGCCGAGGATTTAACGTGGGAAATTTATCGTGACACACTGATTGAGCAGGCGGAGCAGGGCGTGGATTATTTCACCATCCATGCCGGCGTATTGCTTCGTTACGTCCCGTTAACGGCCAAACGCACGACGGGGATCGTCTCCCGCGGCGGGGCGATTATGGCGCAATGGTGCCTTGCTCATCATCAGGAAAGCTTTCTGTACACGCATTTTGAAGAAATCTGTGAAATCATGAAGACATATGATATTGCTTTTTCTCTTGGTGACGGGCTGCGTCCCGGTTCGATTGCGGATGCCAATGATGAAGCGCAATTTGCTGAATTGGAGACTCTCGGAGAATTGACGGAAATTGCATGGAAGCATGATGTGCAAGTGATGATTGAAGGACCGGGCCATGTGCCGATGCATAAAATTAAGGAAAACATGGACAAGCAGCTGGAAATTTGTAAAGAGGCGCCTTTTTACACGCTCGGGCCATTAACGACTGATATCGCTCCGGGCTATGACCACATAACTTCTGCGATCGGCGCGGCGATGATCGGCTGGTACGGGACGGCGATGCTTTGTTATGTCACGCCGAAGGAGCATTTGGGACTGCCGAATCGTGATGATGTAAGAGAAGGCGTCATTACGTACAAAATCGCGGCACATGCCGCAGACCTTGCCAAAGGGCATCCGGGCGCTCAGATCCGTGATGACGCTCTGTCTAAGGCGCGGTTTGAATTCCGGTGGCGCGATCAATTTCATTTGTCGCTTGATCCTGAAAGAGCAATGGAATATCATGATGAAACGCTGCCGGCTGAAGGCGCAAAAACGGCTCACTTCTGTTCGATGTGCGGTCCGAAGTTCTGCAGCATGAGAATTTCTCAGGATATTCGCGATTATGCGAAAGAAAACGGTCTGACTGAAGACGAGGCAGTCAATGAAGGATTGAAGGAAAAAGCAAAAGAGTTTGCAGAAAAGGGAAGCCGTTTATATCAATAA
- a CDS encoding FAD-binding oxidoreductase, producing MEKTTLTGRIVRRDDPDYNEARTNINLSLQRYPDIIVFCQNKHDAVNALKWARENNVPFRIRGGRHSYENFSLLNNGLVIDLSEMKKIRVDKDKRLVSIEAGAELGDVYRTLWRYGLTLPAGTIANVGITGLTLGGGIGYLTRSAGLTCDRLLQLEMIIADEKEGAKLITVNRAKHSDLFWASQGGGGGNFGIVTSMMFKAVPISYVTVFSVTWDWDDFDEVFNTWQNWAPFTDNRLTSSIQFWPKEVNRIEALGQFIGTKDELKELLAPLMKAGNPTSGMVKTVPFIRAAAFFNSPGGNEPQKMKRSGSFIEKPLSTRAISALKYYLQHAPNKNASVWQQSLGGAAGRIAPDQTAFYYRNAIIAQEYITNWTSPEEERQNVRWIEGLRTSLSRETMGDYVNWPDIDIRNWLRTYYGGNVDRLRQVKTKYDPENVFRFEQSIPPLRRSPFF from the coding sequence ATGGAAAAGACAACATTGACCGGACGCATCGTCAGAAGGGATGATCCGGACTATAATGAAGCAAGAACCAATATCAACTTAAGCCTGCAACGATATCCAGACATCATTGTGTTTTGCCAAAACAAACATGATGCCGTCAATGCGCTGAAATGGGCGCGTGAGAATAACGTACCTTTCCGCATCAGAGGCGGAAGACACAGCTACGAGAATTTTTCCCTGTTAAATAACGGGCTTGTCATTGACCTCAGTGAAATGAAGAAAATAAGGGTAGATAAGGATAAGCGGCTGGTCTCGATTGAAGCGGGTGCCGAATTGGGAGATGTGTACCGGACACTCTGGCGGTACGGCTTGACTCTTCCTGCGGGAACCATCGCAAATGTGGGAATCACGGGGCTGACGCTTGGGGGAGGAATCGGATATTTAACAAGGTCTGCCGGCCTTACTTGCGATCGTCTCCTCCAGCTCGAGATGATCATAGCAGACGAAAAAGAGGGTGCCAAATTGATCACAGTCAACCGCGCAAAGCACTCTGATTTATTTTGGGCGTCTCAGGGCGGAGGCGGCGGCAACTTCGGCATTGTCACTTCCATGATGTTTAAAGCCGTGCCGATTTCGTACGTGACTGTTTTTTCTGTCACTTGGGACTGGGATGATTTCGATGAAGTATTTAATACGTGGCAGAACTGGGCTCCTTTTACAGATAACCGGCTTACTTCATCAATTCAGTTTTGGCCTAAGGAAGTCAACCGCATAGAAGCGCTCGGCCAATTTATCGGGACAAAAGATGAGCTGAAAGAACTGCTGGCTCCGTTAATGAAAGCGGGAAACCCGACAAGCGGCATGGTCAAGACAGTTCCGTTTATTAGAGCGGCAGCCTTTTTTAACAGCCCGGGAGGCAATGAGCCGCAAAAGATGAAGCGGTCAGGATCCTTTATTGAAAAACCATTGTCAACACGCGCAATTTCTGCTTTAAAATACTACTTGCAGCACGCTCCGAATAAAAACGCCAGTGTCTGGCAGCAATCTCTCGGCGGGGCGGCCGGACGGATCGCTCCGGATCAAACGGCATTCTACTATCGCAATGCAATCATTGCTCAGGAATATATAACAAACTGGACTTCTCCTGAAGAGGAAAGACAAAACGTCCGCTGGATCGAAGGGCTGAGAACATCTCTTTCAAGAGAAACGATGGGGGATTACGTGAATTGGCCTGATATAGACATCAGAAACTGGCTGCGAACATATTACGGAGGAAATGTTGACCGCCTCCGTCAAGTCAAAACGAAGTATGACCCGGAAAACGTATTCCGCTTTGAGCAGAGCATTCCGCCGCTTCGCCGGTCACCGTTTTTCTAA
- a CDS encoding FbpB family small basic protein: MALQKATPVRKKSKKRKKYRKHTLNFELLVEKNKREIMRNQEQMEQIYIKIDEKHAGVRSK; encoded by the coding sequence GTGGCGTTACAAAAGGCAACACCAGTGCGCAAAAAGAGTAAAAAGCGAAAAAAGTACAGAAAACACACATTGAATTTCGAACTGCTTGTAGAGAAAAACAAACGGGAGATTATGAGGAATCAAGAACAGATGGAGCAGATTTATATAAAGATAGATGAAAAGCATGCGGGGGTCCGATCAAAATGA